The Apium graveolens cultivar Ventura chromosome 11, ASM990537v1, whole genome shotgun sequence genome has a window encoding:
- the LOC141697920 gene encoding protein argonaute 16-like: protein MEKTGVQDLAGSPPPLPPPPATVPTGLRPHLIDPVKHVMISRPGFGSSGRRIQLEANHFKVSVNSPNETFYQYSVSLSYEDKKPVENKGMGRKIIDKLYQTYSSELGGKRFAYDGEKALYTVGPLPRNKQEFTVILEESIAKRASPSREGSPDETLKKSRRSLHSKSYIVEINYATKIPLNSVLLALRGAETEKVQDALRVLDIILRQQAANRGCLLVRQSFFHDDSRMLTDVGGGVAGCRGLHSSFRPTHGGLSLNIDVSTTMILTPGPVIDFLKANQGAREARAIDWVKAKKMLKNMRVKATHSNREFKIIGLSEKPCTELYFTLKGKSGDGANGEVQPEEISVYDYFTRHRNLQLPNSAYFPCLDVGKPKKPNYLPLELCSLVSLQRYTKSLSSMQRASLVEKSRQKPLERKKVLTDSMLNYRYDEDPLLAACGISIEKQLTKFDGRVLEAPKLKVGRNEDCIPRNGRWNFNNKRLLNPIKIERWAVVNFSSRCDTSQLSRELINCGRGKGIIIERPFTLIEEEHQYRRANPLMRVDKMFEQIKVKLPGPPEFILCVLPEKKNSDIYGPWKKKSLSDFGIATQCVSPIKINDQYLTNVLLKINSKLGGTNSLLALEVVSRVPMIKDTPTMILGMDVSHGSPGRSDAPSIAAVVGSHSWPLISRYRAAVRTQSSKVEMIESLFKPSPNGEDDDGIMRELLLDFYSTTNGQKPSQIVVFRDGVSESQFSQVLNNELDQMIKAYQHLREENIPKFTVIVAQKNHHTKLFQAGGVSENVPPGTVVDTKIVHPRNYDFYMCAQAGMIGTSRPAHYHVLVDEIGFSPDDLQNLIHSLSYVYQRSTTAISIVAPICYAHLAAAQVGQFMKFDDFNDSSSGRGSFTSAGSVPVPQLPRLHKNIAGSMFFC, encoded by the exons ATGGAGAAAACAGGTGTCCAGGATCTAGCTGGATCACCACCGCCTTTGCCACCACCCCCAGCAACTGTTCCAACTGGATTGAGGCCACATTTAATTGATCCTGTAAAACATGTTATGATCAGCAGGCCAGGTTTTGGTAGTAGTGGACGTCGAATACAACTGGAAGCGAACCACTTCAAAGTTTCTGTCAACTCTCCAAATGAGACATTTTACCAGTATAGT GTTTCCCTCAGTTATGAAGATAAAAAACCTGTTGAGAATAAAGGGATGGGAAGAAAGATAATTGATAAGCTCTACCAAACTTACTCTTCTGAGCTTGGTGGGAAGAGATTTGCATATGACGGAGAGAAAGCCTTGTATACTGTGGGGCCTCTACCCCGAAACAAGCAGGAGTTCACAGTCATTCTTGAGGAGTCAATAGCCAAACG TGCAAGTCCATCCCGAGAAGGCAGCCCTGATGAAACCCTTAAAAAGTCTAGGCGATCTTTACACTCAAAATCATACATAGTAGAGATCAACTATGCTACTAAGATACCTTTGAATTCTGTTTTGCTTGCCCTGAGAGGAGCTGAGACTGAAAAGGTTCAAGATGCATTGAGAGTACTTGATATAATATTGAGACAGCAAGCAGCTAATAG GGGGTGCCTTTTGGTTAGGCAGTCGTTCTTCCATGATGACTCTCGGATGCTAACTGATGTTGGAGGAGGGGTAGCTGGCTGTCGTGGTCTTCATTCTAGCTTTCGTCCCACTCATGGTGGCTTGTCACTCAATATAG ATGTGTCAACGACTATGATCCTTACCCCTGGACCTGTAATTGATTTTTTGAAAGCTAATCAGGGTGCACGAGAAGCTCGTGCTATAGATTGGGTAAAG GCCAAGAAAATGCTGAAGAATATGAGAGTCAAGGCCACACATAGCAACAGGGAATTCAAGATAATAGGGTTGAGTGAGAAGCCTTGCACTGAGCTGTA TTTTACGTTGAAAGGGAAAAGTGGTGATGGTGCCAATGGCGAAGTGCAACCTGAGGAGATTTCAGTGTATGATTACTTTACAAGACATCGGAACCTTCAGCTTCCTAATTCTGCGTACTTCCCATGCCTTGATGTTGGGAAACCCAAAAAACCCAATTATCTACCACTGGAG CTTTGTAGTCTGGTCTCTCTTCAGCGATATACAAAATCACTATCTTCTATGCAACGAGCATCGTTAGTGGAGAAGTCCCGGCAGAAGCCTCTGGAGAGAAAAAAAGTTCTCACTGAC TCTATGCTCAATTATCGTTATGATGAAGACCCTCTCTTAGCTGCTTGTGGTATATCCATCGAGAAACAGCTTACTAAATTTGATGGTCGTGTCCTTGAGGCACCCAAG CTAAAGGTGGGTAGGAATGAAGATTGTATTCCTCGCAATGGTAGATGGAATTTTAACAACAAG AGACTTTTGAATCCTATAAAGATAGAACGTTGGGCAGTAGTGAACTTCTCTTCTCGTTGTGATACAAGTCAGCTATCACGAGAGCTAATTAATTGCGGAAGGGGCAAAGGGATT ATTATTGAGCGTCCTTTTACACTTATAGAGGAAGAACACCAATACAGAAGAGCTAACCCTCTAATGAGAGTGGACAAGATGTTTGAACAAATCAAGGTAAAGCTCCCTGGGCCGCCAGAGTTTATTTTGTGTGTCTTACCAGAGAAGAAGAATTCTGATATATACG GACCATGGAAAAAGAAAAGTTTGAGTGATTTTGGAATTGCCACACAATGTGTTTCTCCAATAAAAATAAATGACCAGTACCTAACCAATGTTCTTCTGAAAATAAATTCCAAG CTGGGGGGTACTAATTCTTTGCTAGCACTGGAGGTTGTTTCCCGTGTTCCCATGATAAAAGATACTCCAACAATGATACTGGGTATGGATGTTTCTCATGGCTCTCCTGGCAGATCGGATGCCCCGTCTATTGCAGCG GTTGTTGGATCTCATTCCTGGCCATTGATATCAAGGTATAGAGCAGCTGTTAGAACACAATCCTCCAAAGTTGAGATGATTGAGTCTTTGTTCAAACCTTCTCCAAATGGGGAAGATGATGACGGCATTATGAG GGAGCTGCTATTGGATTTCTATTCTACAACCAATGGTCAAAAACCATCTCAGATTGTCGTGTTCAG GGATGGGGTCAGTGAATCACAATTTAGCCAAGTGTTAAACAATGAGCTTGATCAAATGATAAAG GCTTACCAGCATCTCCGTGAAGAAAATATACCCAAGTTTACTGTGATTGTTGCCCAGAAAAATCATCACACTAAGCTCTTTCAAGCTGGCGGTGTCTCTGAGAATGTTCCTCCTG GTACTGTTGTGGACACAAAGATTGTGCACCCTagaaattatgatttttacaTGTGTGCTCAGGCAGGGATGATT GGAACTTCTCGACCTGCTCACTATCATGTTTTAGTTGATGAAATCGGTTTCTCACCTGATGATTTGCAAAATCTTATACATTCACTATCATATGT GTACCAAAGGAGCACTACTGCAATCTCTATAG TTGCACCCATCTGCTATGCCCACCTGGCTGCTGCACAAGTTGGCCAGTTCATGAAGTTTGATGATTTTAATGATTCTTCTTCTGGACGGGGAAGCTTCACATCAGCAGGAAGTGTCCCTGTCCCTCAGCTGCCTAGGTTGCACAAAAACATTGCAGGGTCTATGTTTTTCTGCTGA
- the LOC141697706 gene encoding protein argonaute 16-like, translating to MQAQGMEKTGSEVLNGSQPLPAAPERVDPAKRVMITRPGFGRIGNHIELEANHFKVSVNSPDEILYHYNVSISYEDKRAVENKWLGRKIIDRLCGTHSVAYDGEKALYTVVPLPRNRQVFPFVLGGSIARRSLSDSKSYMVEINYVAKIPLKSVLLALSGAETEKVQDALRVLDIILRQTAANRGCLLLRQPFTDVGGGVSGYRGFHSSFRPTHGGLSLNIDVSTTMVLTPGPVIEFLKVNQSTQDDRAIDWAKAKKMLKNVIVKATHINREFKIIGLSEKPCNELYFTLKKRHGNGPRAEVQPEEITVYEYFTKHRNLQLTTSAYFPCLDVGKPGKPNYVPLELCNVVSLERYTKALSPVQRAFLVNNAGHKPLETKKVLTDSMDKYGYDKVPLLSTCGISIEKQLTKIDARVLETPKLKVGGDEDCIPCNGRWNFNKKRLMKTITIKHWLVVNFSAGCDISRLSQDLTNCGKNKGIVIECPYTLIEEEHLYREASPQVRVDKMFDQIIAKVPEPSQHLQLILCVLPEKKKSDIYGPWKRKCLIDSGIATQCVSPPNNFNDQYLTNVLLKINSKLGGTNSLLAIEAAACIPVIKNTPTMILGLDIIHGSAGRLDAPSIAAVVGSHTWPLISRYRAAVRTQSSKAKMIESLFKPSSNGVDDDGIMRELLNEFEKTNGRNPSQIVVFRDGVSESQFNQIINNELGQMKKAYEYRSGGNLPKFTLIVAQKNHRTKLFRAGSTNDTVPPGTVVDTNIVHPINYDFYLCSQAGVIGTARPAHYHVLVDEIGFSPDDLQNLIHSLSYVYQRSTTAISMVAPVYYARLAATQVSKIMKFDESTDACSGNGSYKCLPRLHNRIAGSMFFC from the exons ATGCAAGCTCAAGGCATGGAGAAAACAGGGAGTGAGGTTCTAAATGGATCACAGCCTTTGCCAGCAGCACCTGAACGAGTCGATCCTGCAAAACGTGTTATGATTACTAGGCCAGGGTTTGGCAGGATTGGAAATCACATTGAATTGGAAGCTAACCATTTCAAAGTCTCTGTCAACTCTCCGGATGAGATACTTTACCATTATAAT GTTTCCATCAGTTATGAAGATAAAAGAGCTGTTGAGAATAAGTGGCTTGGAAGGAAGATAATTGATAGGCTCTGTGGAACTCATTCGGTTGCATATGATGGAGAGAAAGCCTTGTACACTGTGGTGCCTCTACCCCGAAATAGGCAGGTCTTCCCATTTGTTCTTGGGGGCTCCATTGCCAGAAG GTCGCTATCCGACTCAAAATCATACATGGTTGAGATCAACTACGTTGCTAAGATACCTTTGAAGTCTGTTTTGCTTGCTCTAAGTGGAGCTGAAACTGAAAAGGTTCAAGATGCACTAAGGGTGCTTGATATTATCTTGAGACAGACAGCGGCTAATAG GGGTTGCCTTTTACTCAGGCAGCCGTTCACTGATGTTGGAGGAGGGGTATCTGGCTATCGTGGTTTTCATTCTAGTTTTCGTCCAACTCATGGAGGCTTGTCACTTAATATTG ATGTGTCAACAACTATGGTCCTTACCCCTGGACCTGTAATCGAGTTTCTAAAAGTCAATCAGAGTACACAAGATGACCGTGCTATAGACTGGGCGAAG GCCAAGAAAATGCTGAAAAACGTGATTGTCAAGGCCACGCATATCAACAGGGAATTTAAGATAATAGGACTGAGTGAGAAGCCTTGCAATGAGCTATA TTTTACATTGAAAAAAAGACATGGAAATGGTCCCCGAGCTGAAGTGCAACCTGAGGAGATTACAGTTTATGAATACTTTACAAAACATCGGAACTTACAGCTCACAACTTCTGCCTACTTTCCGTGTCTTGATGTTGGTAAACCTGGAAAGCCTAATTATGTACCATTGGAG CTCTGTAATGTGGTCTCTCTTGAGCGATATACGAAAGCACTATCTCCTGTGCAAAGAGCATTTCTAGTAAATAATGCCGGGCACAAGCCTCTGGAGACGAAAAAAGTTCTTACTGAT TCTATGGACAAGTACGGGTATGATAAAGTCCCTCTTTTATCTACCTGCGGTATATCTATCGAGAAACAGCTTACCAAAATTGATGCCCGTGTCCTCGAGACACCGAAG CTGAAGGTTGGTGGTGATGaagattgcattccttgcaatgGTAGATGGAATTTTAATAAAAAG AGACTTATGAAAACTATCACTATCAAACACTGGTTAGTAGTGAACTTCTCTGCTGGTTGTGATATAAGTCGGCTATCCCAGGATCTTACTAATTGTGGAAAGAACAAAGGGATT GTTATCGAATGTCCTTATACACTCATTGAGGAAGAACACCTGTATAGAGAAGCTAGCCCTCAGGTAAGAGTGGATAAAATGTTTGATCAAATCATCGCAAAGGTTCCCGAACCTTCTCAGCATCTTCAGTTAATCTTGTGCGTCTTACCGGAGAAAAAGAAATCTGATATATATG GACCATGGAAGAGGAAATGTTTGATTGATTCTGGAATTGCCACACAATGTGTTTCTCCACCAAACAATTTTAATGACCAGTACCTCACAAATGTTCTTCTGAAAATTAATTCCAAG CTTGGGGGTACTAATTCTTTGCTAGCGATTGAGGCTGCTGCTTGTATACCCGTGATAAAGAACACTCCAACAATGATATTGGGCTTGGATATCATTCATGGCTCTGCTGGCCGACTAGATGCCCCATCCATTGCAGCG GTTGTTGGATCGCATACCTGGCCTTTGATTTCAAGATATAGAGCAGCTGTCAGAACACAATCATCTAAAGCTAAGATGATAGAGTCTTTATTCAAACCTTCATCAAATGGGGTAGATGATGATGGCATAATGAG GGAACTGCTCAATGAATTCGAGAAAACCAATGGTCGCAACCCATCTCAGATCGTAGTCTTCAG GGATGGCGTTAGCGAATCACAGTTTAAccaaattataaacaatgagctTGGTCAAATGAAAAAG GCCTATGAGTATCGTAGTGGGGGAAATTTACCCAAATTCACATTGATTGTCGCCCAAAAGAATCATCGTACTAAGCTCTTTCGAGCAGGCAGTACCAATGATACTGTTCCTCCTG GTACTGTTGTGGACACGAATATCGTGCACCCAATAAATTATGATTTCTACCTGTGTTCTCAGGCTGGGGTGATT GGAACGGCTCGCCCTGCTCACTACCACGTTTTGGTTGATGAAATCGGTTTCTCACCGGATGACTTGCAGAATCTTATCCATTCACTATCATATGT GTATCAGAGGAGTACTACCGCAATTTCCATGG TTGCGCCGGTCTACTATGCCCGCCTTGCAGCTACACAAGTGAGCAAGATCATGAAGTTTGATGAGTCCACTGATGCTTGTTCCGGAAATGGAAGCTATAAATGTTTGCCCAGGTTGCACAATCGCATTGCAGGGTCTATGTTTTTCTGCTGA